The Sebaldella sp. S0638 genome includes a window with the following:
- a CDS encoding DKNYY domain-containing protein produces MKKVLFILLSTIIFSFSSKLGEIKKEEPDFQSYEKINGSYYKDKNYIYYNGDRQYLVDLKSFEILNGVYSKDKNGVYTPKSQIREKKTVIYYLSRLNNVDVQTFMTYESNKEIDGIIYDAEDKNYYYHFGRIVKKK; encoded by the coding sequence ATGAAAAAGGTATTGTTTATTTTATTAAGTACAATTATTTTTAGTTTTAGCAGCAAACTTGGGGAAATAAAAAAGGAGGAGCCAGACTTTCAAAGTTATGAAAAAATAAATGGCAGTTATTATAAAGATAAAAATTATATTTATTATAACGGGGACAGGCAATATTTAGTTGATTTAAAGAGTTTTGAAATACTGAACGGTGTGTATTCTAAAGATAAAAATGGTGTTTATACACCTAAAAGTCAGATAAGAGAAAAGAAAACCGTAATTTATTATTTATCCAGACTAAATAATGTAGACGTCCAGACTTTTATGACTTATGAAAGCAATAAAGAAATTGATGGAATAATTTATGATGCTGAAGATAAGAATTATTATTATCATTTTGGGAGGATAGTAAAA